Proteins from a genomic interval of Providencia stuartii:
- a CDS encoding heme ABC transporter ATP-binding protein — protein MTTSSLLEARNLSYQIGDKRLIQDISLSIQPHEMVVIIGPNGAGKSSLLKLLTGFTPPTTGECLLEGIALGQWQHKALAKKRAVMKQQNSLSFAFTVEDVVAMGRSPYGSEHKQQAIEEALTQTDCLELRQRDFRQLSGGEQQRVQLARVLAQVWQPNTTPACLFLDEPTSALDLYHQQHSLRLLHQLTRERPFGVCCVLHDLNLTALYADRVYLIHQGQLVATGTPEQVLTTANLTQWYKADLGVISHPEIATPHVYLRR, from the coding sequence ATGACGACATCATCTCTCCTAGAGGCACGCAATCTCAGTTACCAAATCGGTGATAAGCGACTAATACAGGACATTAGTCTATCCATACAACCGCATGAAATGGTTGTCATTATTGGGCCTAACGGTGCAGGTAAATCCAGTCTACTAAAGCTATTAACTGGATTTACGCCCCCAACCACCGGCGAATGCTTATTAGAAGGCATAGCGCTGGGCCAATGGCAACACAAGGCATTAGCAAAAAAACGTGCGGTGATGAAGCAGCAAAATAGCCTATCATTTGCTTTTACCGTTGAAGACGTCGTTGCCATGGGGCGAAGCCCTTACGGTTCAGAGCATAAGCAACAAGCCATCGAAGAAGCTTTAACACAAACAGATTGTCTTGAACTACGCCAGCGTGATTTTCGCCAACTTTCAGGCGGTGAACAGCAACGGGTTCAACTTGCGCGAGTACTGGCGCAAGTGTGGCAACCAAATACGACGCCAGCCTGTTTATTTCTGGACGAGCCAACATCTGCTCTTGATCTTTATCATCAACAACATAGCTTACGTTTATTGCATCAGCTAACTCGTGAGCGCCCATTTGGCGTATGTTGTGTTTTGCATGATCTCAACCTCACTGCACTTTATGCTGATCGGGTTTATTTAATTCATCAAGGGCAACTCGTTGCAACAGGTACACCTGAACAGGTACTCACTACCGCAAATTTAACTCAATGGTATAAAGCCGATCTCGGTGTGATCTCACACCCAGAAATTGCAACACCTCACGTATACCTACGACGCTAA
- a CDS encoding FecCD family ABC transporter permease, with amino-acid sequence MNRIKHPRLAIVVLLLLLSVIALLASNAGVMNVSFKTLWQTPATDPVWQIWLNIRLPRILLAILVGLALAVSGAIMQGLFRNPLADPSLLGISSGAALCVAAFIVFSFSLPSVLLNYGHIGAAFIGSLIVSVIIFSLNRYSHGNLSRLLLAGIAINALCMSFIGVLSYISDDQQLRTFSLWMMGTLANVDWSSLAIAASVILPTCFVCLWQGNKLNLLQLGDEDAHYLGLNVERSKFILLFLSALLVGCAVAMSGVIGFVGLVVPHLIRMTLGPDHRWLIPGSAIVGATLLLVADTLARIAVSPAEIPVGLLTGLIGGPYFLWLILRQPTGRV; translated from the coding sequence ATGAATCGAATTAAACACCCAAGGTTAGCTATTGTTGTCCTTTTACTGCTTTTGAGCGTCATTGCCTTACTCGCTTCCAATGCGGGTGTAATGAATGTTTCCTTTAAGACTCTGTGGCAAACACCAGCCACAGACCCCGTTTGGCAAATTTGGCTTAATATTCGCCTACCGCGTATCTTATTGGCTATTTTAGTCGGCTTAGCGCTTGCCGTTTCTGGCGCTATTATGCAAGGACTCTTCCGTAATCCTCTCGCCGACCCAAGCTTATTAGGGATCAGTAGCGGTGCGGCTTTATGCGTTGCCGCTTTTATCGTTTTTTCATTTTCATTGCCAAGTGTCTTACTTAACTATGGGCATATCGGTGCGGCTTTCATTGGCAGCCTTATTGTTTCAGTGATTATTTTTAGCTTGAATCGTTACTCTCATGGCAACCTGTCACGCTTATTACTTGCTGGTATTGCTATCAATGCATTATGTATGTCATTTATTGGGGTGTTAAGTTATATCAGTGATGACCAACAATTACGTACCTTTAGTTTATGGATGATGGGAACACTGGCGAATGTCGATTGGTCCTCACTGGCCATTGCCGCTAGTGTGATTTTACCTACCTGCTTTGTCTGCCTTTGGCAAGGTAATAAACTTAACCTACTTCAACTGGGTGATGAAGATGCGCACTATCTCGGATTAAACGTTGAACGCTCAAAATTTATTTTGCTTTTCCTCAGCGCTCTACTTGTCGGGTGTGCTGTCGCAATGAGTGGTGTGATTGGGTTTGTGGGATTAGTCGTGCCTCATCTCATTCGCATGACTCTGGGTCCAGATCATCGTTGGCTGATCCCTGGTTCCGCAATTGTTGGCGCAACGTTACTCCTAGTCGCAGATACTCTTGCACGGATCGCGGTTTCCCCCGCTGAAATCCCAGTTGGGTTACTTACCGGTTTAATTGGTGGCCCTTACTTCTTATGGCTAATTTTACGTCAACCAACAGGGAGGGTTTAA
- a CDS encoding heme/hemin ABC transporter substrate-binding protein, translated as MKQWLLIAVTLIMSFTAHSAERIITLGGDVTEIVFELDAGSQVVARDSTSLHPAQAVKLPDVGYMRMLNAEGVLSMRPTLVLASELAKPSIALSQIEKSGVKIIKVTGKPALEAIPEKITTVANAVGKTEQGQQLVEQFNQQVAAVNTSPIDKKVLFIMSHGGVLPLAAGQQTAADSLIKATGAKNAMTGFNSYRPLSQEGVIASQPDLIIVTHEGIKSLGGEDNVWKLPGLAMTPAAKNKALIVVDDMGMLGFSLGTPKVMQQMREALEKFQ; from the coding sequence ATGAAACAATGGCTTCTAATTGCAGTCACTTTAATCATGAGCTTCACTGCTCACTCGGCAGAACGTATCATCACACTTGGTGGTGATGTCACTGAAATTGTTTTTGAGCTTGATGCAGGTTCACAAGTTGTTGCTCGGGATAGCACCAGCCTTCATCCCGCTCAAGCTGTTAAGCTACCCGATGTCGGTTATATGCGAATGCTCAACGCTGAAGGCGTACTTTCTATGCGCCCAACGCTTGTGCTAGCCAGTGAACTAGCAAAACCCTCAATCGCACTTTCCCAAATAGAAAAAAGTGGCGTAAAGATTATCAAAGTCACTGGTAAACCTGCATTAGAAGCCATTCCAGAAAAAATTACGACTGTTGCCAACGCAGTTGGCAAAACAGAACAAGGTCAACAGTTGGTGGAACAATTTAATCAACAAGTTGCCGCCGTAAATACGTCACCAATAGATAAAAAAGTATTATTTATCATGAGTCATGGTGGTGTACTCCCTCTTGCCGCTGGACAACAAACTGCCGCAGATAGCCTTATCAAAGCAACAGGGGCTAAAAATGCAATGACAGGCTTTAATAGCTATCGACCTTTATCACAAGAAGGCGTTATCGCGAGCCAACCTGACCTCATTATCGTGACTCATGAAGGCATTAAATCGTTAGGTGGAGAAGATAACGTTTGGAAACTCCCCGGATTAGCCATGACTCCGGCAGCAAAAAATAAAGCACTGATCGTTGTTGATGATATGGGAATGCTTGGTTTTAGTCTCGGTACGCCAAAAGTCATGCAGCAAATGCGAGAGGCATTAGAGAAGTTTCAATGA
- a CDS encoding helix-turn-helix domain-containing protein, giving the protein MSESVVNDIVKWLESQLQRNEGIKIDTIADKSGYSKWHLQRVFKEMKGCTLGEYVRKRRLLEAAKSLRDGNLPILDIALQYGFSSQATFTRIFKKHFDITPAKFRQSGQMPECKTFMSCNCNS; this is encoded by the coding sequence ATGTCTGAGAGTGTAGTCAACGATATTGTTAAATGGCTGGAAAGTCAGTTACAACGCAATGAAGGCATCAAAATCGACACTATTGCCGATAAAAGTGGTTATTCTAAATGGCATTTACAGCGTGTTTTCAAAGAAATGAAAGGCTGCACGCTTGGCGAATACGTCCGTAAACGTCGTTTACTCGAAGCAGCAAAATCATTACGTGATGGTAATCTACCTATTTTAGATATTGCTCTACAGTATGGCTTTAGCTCACAAGCGACATTCACACGTATATTTAAAAAACATTTTGATATCACTCCAGCAAAGTTTCGCCAAAGTGGTCAAATGCCTGAGTGTAAAACCTTTATGTCTTGCAATTGTAATAGCTAA
- a CDS encoding phosphoethanolamine transferase translates to MKHPRLSEWYKNKLQDKIVKIKNLLIYIIPLIILIISSKLMLKGSGYAHPTLRDITLVCALYIILYASKKAYVWIGIPIAILYAIYTPIGLTFDKPTYQYFASVIATDAIEGIEFFTQISIVNYFYAILIIIGILAFKKLCSKLNINYYRNKTLMIVLVIIALINQSPFEYFYNVYESATKVKEEIITLRDFTKSSEWGKSTLDNNQHYDDYVLIIGESVRRDYMGIYGYPINNTPFLNRVNSTIIDGLNSADNNTIGSLRLMLTLSDKETVKPNYGLNIVGLAKSAGFKTYWISNQGYIGQHDTPITFIAKHADVKRFNKLGAFNSNDESDFSLIPLFKKELTSPTQKKQKRLFIIHLYGSHPNPCGRIEDYDNPFTTKDIKYHNISCYVASINKTDEVIEAIYSLLEKQYKQKDRTFSVIYFADHGLSHQDTEEQIKIMHGKTKYAYRVPLIQLSSDQVSTQYIIAKKSGMMFINGLASWLGISNPHLKESYHLFTPESDEEDFGLSEKLEARMDDAINIQEK, encoded by the coding sequence GTGAAACACCCCAGATTATCTGAATGGTATAAAAATAAGTTACAAGATAAGATTGTAAAAATAAAAAACTTACTTATCTATATTATCCCTCTTATCATACTTATTATTTCATCTAAATTAATGTTGAAGGGATCAGGCTACGCCCATCCAACCCTTAGAGATATTACTCTCGTTTGTGCTCTTTATATTATTCTCTATGCATCCAAGAAAGCCTATGTATGGATAGGAATACCAATTGCTATTCTGTATGCAATTTATACGCCCATTGGCTTAACATTTGATAAACCGACATATCAATATTTTGCATCGGTTATTGCAACCGATGCGATCGAAGGGATTGAATTTTTTACACAGATTTCAATAGTAAATTATTTTTATGCCATATTAATTATTATTGGTATTTTAGCCTTTAAAAAATTATGCTCTAAGCTAAATATTAATTACTATCGCAACAAAACATTAATGATTGTTTTAGTCATAATCGCCTTGATTAATCAATCTCCATTTGAATATTTCTATAACGTTTATGAATCTGCCACCAAGGTGAAAGAAGAAATTATCACACTACGTGATTTTACTAAATCTAGTGAGTGGGGAAAATCGACATTAGATAATAACCAACATTATGATGATTATGTGTTAATCATTGGTGAAAGTGTGCGCCGTGATTATATGGGAATTTACGGATACCCGATAAACAATACGCCATTTTTGAATCGCGTGAATAGTACCATTATTGATGGTTTAAACAGCGCAGATAACAACACCATTGGTTCATTGCGGTTAATGCTAACGTTATCGGATAAAGAAACAGTTAAACCAAATTACGGACTTAATATTGTTGGATTAGCTAAATCAGCGGGTTTTAAAACGTACTGGATATCTAATCAAGGTTATATTGGTCAACATGATACACCGATTACGTTTATCGCAAAACATGCCGATGTCAAAAGATTTAATAAACTTGGCGCATTTAATTCTAATGATGAGAGTGATTTTTCACTGATCCCTCTCTTTAAAAAAGAATTGACTAGCCCGACTCAAAAAAAACAAAAAAGGCTTTTTATTATACATCTCTATGGCTCTCACCCGAACCCATGTGGCAGAATTGAGGACTATGATAATCCGTTTACCACTAAAGATATTAAATATCACAATATCTCGTGTTATGTCGCTAGCATCAATAAAACAGATGAAGTGATTGAGGCAATTTACTCATTACTAGAAAAGCAATACAAACAAAAAGATCGTACATTCTCAGTGATTTATTTTGCTGACCATGGTCTTTCTCATCAAGACACAGAAGAACAAATAAAAATTATGCATGGAAAAACGAAATATGCGTATCGCGTACCTTTAATTCAGCTTTCTTCAGATCAGGTATCGACACAATATATTATCGCGAAAAAGTCAGGCATGATGTTTATTAATGGATTAGCAAGTTGGCTTGGTATTTCTAACCCACATTTAAAGGAAAGCTATCATTTATTTACTCCAGAGAGCGATGAAGAAGATTTTGGCTTAAGTGAAAAACTCGAAGCTAGAATGGATGATGCGATTAATATTCAAGAAAAATAA
- a CDS encoding hemin-degrading factor, producing the protein MSSTLFERYQQAKVENKAKYARDLAAYLNVSEGELLHSRVGHDKAQRLNVDAPTLLKALAAVGNVKAITRNEYVVHEQIGRYDNAKFSAHAGLILNPRALDLRMFFSHWDSVFTLTEDAKNGERHSIQFFDKQGDALHKVYTTDETDMAAWHALIEQYATSDNPPLVIEAAEPFSEQPISDELKQQLEQEWRNMTDVHQFFILLKKNNLSRQQVFRAVSDDLAWRVPADSFNQLVNTAFNDQNEIMIFVGNRGCVQIFTGQLKRLMPYQAEGSDIKWLNIFNPDFTLHMIENGVSECWVTRKPTQDGFVTSLEVFDKDGHQIVQMYGQRTEGTPEQEQWRNQVMALPHI; encoded by the coding sequence GTGAGTTCAACACTGTTTGAGCGTTATCAACAAGCAAAAGTAGAAAACAAAGCCAAATATGCTCGTGATCTAGCTGCTTATCTCAATGTTTCGGAAGGCGAACTTTTACATAGCCGTGTTGGCCATGACAAAGCGCAAAGACTGAATGTTGATGCCCCTACACTACTCAAAGCGTTAGCGGCGGTTGGCAATGTTAAAGCCATCACTCGCAATGAATATGTTGTTCATGAACAAATTGGTCGTTATGACAATGCTAAATTCAGTGCGCATGCCGGATTGATTTTAAATCCACGCGCACTCGATTTACGCATGTTTTTCAGCCATTGGGATTCGGTTTTCACCTTGACTGAAGACGCTAAAAACGGTGAACGTCATAGCATTCAGTTTTTTGACAAACAAGGTGATGCGCTACATAAGGTCTATACTACAGATGAGACCGACATGGCTGCTTGGCATGCATTGATTGAACAATATGCAACCTCTGATAATCCTCCATTGGTTATTGAAGCCGCAGAGCCTTTCTCTGAACAGCCTATCAGCGATGAATTGAAACAACAGCTTGAGCAAGAATGGCGCAACATGACCGATGTTCACCAATTCTTTATCTTACTGAAGAAAAACAATTTAAGTCGCCAACAAGTATTCCGCGCTGTCAGTGATGATCTCGCGTGGCGAGTGCCTGCTGATTCATTTAACCAATTGGTTAATACTGCGTTTAACGATCAAAATGAAATTATGATTTTTGTCGGTAACCGCGGTTGCGTACAAATTTTTACAGGCCAACTCAAACGTTTGATGCCATATCAAGCTGAAGGTTCTGATATTAAATGGCTGAATATTTTCAATCCAGATTTTACCTTACATATGATTGAAAATGGTGTTTCAGAGTGTTGGGTAACGCGCAAACCAACTCAAGATGGTTTCGTAACAAGCCTTGAAGTCTTCGATAAAGACGGTCATCAAATTGTACAGATGTATGGGCAACGTACAGAAGGTACGCCTGAGCAAGAACAATGGCGTAATCAGGTTATGGCGCTACCGCACATTTAA
- a CDS encoding TonB-dependent hemoglobin/transferrin/lactoferrin family receptor produces MEFKLMSATPTLSLNGSKLTASAIATTLAISGFSAVATAKKTIGDTVHVTAPPYHHENIAVAEQVDVIDAQTPEYQSATSALDLLKGQAGIFVSGTGGTYGQEIHMRGYDSRAVKITVDNVTQDFNSGLYNATFIDPSLVKNVFIHKGASSVAHGSGALAGVVAMKTVDAADLLKEGQRVGGRLFSGINRNDHSYLAGASVYGHTGPLDMLLSYSQRKKYSLTSADFPTQDNHEKVHNWLLKTTWYAQPNYHLALQLREYRNDGLGLKQPTVNNFADTRFKNTPHERNSHQRDVSISQYITSNRFPNWQTNWELYYTDLALSQLDREKAKADHQYQREKRTQYTYGTKLTNHVIVPIEGWVNNQIESGLEYYQQQQKPNQHAISYPPTRLANISGWINNDMTLHHLPITLSTGTRFTSYEASRQGFAKNRDTNWSSRFAVSITPAHWLNLYSSYSEGYRTPRMAELYNNSNHFSVMGGWLTSDFRPTPDLQPETNKTVEVGLKASFDDLLSNGDELQFGSTYFDTKAKNHIAVEGRYTKKYHFMKGQYQWFPNEIYFSNIPSATIRGIDSFIRYKTHWFDLNISHNKTTGKEDGTGYSLSSIRPETLLVRFNAPIATTGLSLGWVGEFAAKTQFQGNAKYQLKQHKSQHGLDRYHKEVIQYAGYSLHDFYMHYQADQFIKGLNTTLTMKNAFDRQYVSSMGVPQEGRNFYFNVSYQW; encoded by the coding sequence ATGGAGTTTAAACTGATGTCTGCTACACCTACCCTATCGTTAAATGGATCAAAACTCACCGCTTCCGCCATTGCGACAACACTTGCTATTTCAGGATTTAGCGCGGTGGCAACAGCAAAAAAAACGATAGGTGATACTGTTCATGTCACCGCCCCCCCTTATCATCACGAAAACATTGCCGTCGCCGAGCAAGTTGATGTCATTGATGCGCAAACCCCTGAATATCAATCAGCAACTTCTGCACTCGATTTGCTCAAAGGCCAAGCAGGTATCTTTGTTTCAGGTACTGGGGGAACTTATGGCCAAGAAATTCATATGCGTGGCTACGATTCTCGCGCAGTAAAAATCACGGTGGATAACGTTACTCAAGATTTTAATTCTGGGTTATATAACGCGACATTTATTGACCCGTCACTGGTAAAAAACGTCTTTATCCATAAAGGTGCATCCTCTGTTGCACACGGTAGCGGCGCATTAGCAGGTGTTGTGGCCATGAAAACCGTTGATGCTGCCGACTTATTAAAAGAAGGTCAGCGTGTAGGTGGTCGTTTATTCAGTGGGATCAACCGCAATGACCATAGCTACCTTGCTGGGGCATCTGTATACGGACATACAGGCCCTCTGGATATGCTATTGAGTTATAGCCAACGTAAAAAATACTCACTCACCTCTGCGGATTTTCCGACCCAAGATAATCACGAGAAAGTGCATAACTGGTTATTAAAAACCACTTGGTATGCACAGCCTAATTATCATTTAGCCCTACAACTACGTGAATATCGCAATGATGGATTGGGTCTCAAACAACCGACAGTAAACAATTTCGCAGATACGCGTTTTAAAAACACGCCCCACGAGCGCAATAGTCACCAGCGTGATGTTTCAATTAGTCAGTATATTACGTCAAACCGTTTTCCTAACTGGCAAACAAATTGGGAGCTGTACTATACCGACCTCGCTTTGAGTCAGTTAGATAGAGAAAAAGCAAAAGCCGATCATCAATATCAACGCGAAAAGCGGACGCAATATACCTATGGTACAAAATTGACGAATCACGTTATCGTCCCTATTGAGGGTTGGGTGAACAACCAAATAGAAAGTGGTCTCGAGTATTATCAACAACAACAAAAACCCAATCAACACGCAATCAGCTATCCCCCGACTCGACTCGCTAATATTTCGGGCTGGATTAACAACGATATGACGTTGCACCACCTGCCTATTACGCTTTCAACGGGAACCCGTTTCACAAGCTATGAAGCTTCACGCCAAGGGTTTGCAAAAAATAGAGACACGAATTGGTCATCACGTTTTGCGGTCAGTATCACGCCGGCACATTGGTTAAACCTATACTCCTCTTACTCCGAAGGTTATCGGACGCCTCGTATGGCAGAGCTGTATAACAATTCTAATCACTTTTCGGTGATGGGCGGCTGGCTAACTTCCGATTTTAGACCTACGCCTGACTTACAACCTGAGACAAATAAAACAGTAGAAGTTGGTTTAAAAGCAAGTTTTGATGATCTGTTATCAAATGGCGACGAGCTGCAATTCGGATCCACGTATTTTGATACCAAAGCGAAAAATCATATTGCCGTTGAAGGTCGTTACACCAAAAAATACCATTTCATGAAAGGGCAATATCAATGGTTCCCTAATGAAATTTATTTTAGCAACATTCCTTCCGCCACCATTCGAGGTATTGATAGCTTTATTCGCTATAAAACCCACTGGTTTGATTTAAATATCAGTCATAACAAAACAACAGGTAAAGAGGACGGCACAGGCTATTCCCTCTCTTCCATTCGCCCTGAAACGTTACTTGTTCGCTTCAATGCCCCTATTGCAACCACTGGCCTTAGTCTTGGCTGGGTAGGTGAATTTGCGGCTAAAACACAGTTCCAAGGCAATGCTAAATACCAATTAAAACAACACAAATCTCAGCATGGACTCGATCGTTACCATAAAGAAGTCATCCAGTATGCAGGCTATAGCCTTCATGACTTTTATATGCACTATCAAGCTGACCAATTTATAAAAGGGTTGAATACGACATTAACGATGAAAAACGCCTTTGATCGTCAATATGTCTCTTCGATGGGGGTTCCTCAAGAAGGCCGTAATTTCTATTTCAATGTGAGTTATCAATGGTAA
- a CDS encoding TonB-dependent hemoglobin/transferrin/lactoferrin family receptor: MSHVLRLSVLTSAILSVMASAHAETTTSNRNDVMTVYATGTERDSFDAPMMVTVIKNNSPETQTASTVNDILRKVPGIGVTGTSRVNGQDIYMRGFDRRGILTLVDNVRQGTDTGHVNGTFIDPALIKQVEIVRGPSALLYGSGAMGGVIAWETVDAKDLLREGQNSGFRVFSQAATGDHSFGFGGTSFGRTEQFDGLFSFVTKQVGDIRLSNGDDMENKETIANMLAKGTWQVNDDQKLSGQLRYYNNNAYEPKDPQQIDITKDNLKVNRTTRQRDAQATYQLNPESNDWLNLKATTYYSDVNITAKGKNTHYEGRTQKTYGLKVDNKTHLYDLPIAAHNFTYGGETYKQNQTPYASTTQFPDADITFASGFLQDEIALKDLPVSFIVGTRYDHYKATAKDNEDVKEGKWSSKGAVSITPTDWSMLFASYSEAFRAPSMMEMYNDEIHFQMGPIVNRWRPNPNLKPESTRTAEYGFGLRFDDLLTERDNLQFKASYFDTKAKDYINTYVNVDFRNPQNNYTTSINTKRAKIWGWDASMDYKNDYFGWNLAYNHTEGKDESNGKSITSIKPDSLTSNLNVPISDSGFSVGWLGEFTRHTDFNDASKAPRQAGYAVHDFYVSYQGEGQLKGLGTSVVLGNAFDKEYYSSQGVPQDGRNAKLFVSFQW, encoded by the coding sequence ATGTCTCATGTTTTACGTTTATCCGTTCTGACAAGCGCAATACTTTCCGTTATGGCAAGCGCTCATGCAGAAACAACAACATCAAATCGCAATGATGTGATGACCGTCTATGCTACAGGTACTGAAAGAGATAGCTTCGATGCCCCGATGATGGTGACTGTTATCAAAAATAATTCACCTGAAACACAAACGGCAAGTACTGTAAATGACATCTTACGTAAAGTTCCGGGTATTGGTGTCACAGGCACCAGCCGTGTAAATGGGCAAGATATCTATATGCGTGGTTTCGACCGTCGCGGTATTTTGACATTAGTCGATAATGTGCGCCAAGGTACTGATACTGGCCATGTAAATGGTACTTTTATTGATCCGGCATTGATAAAACAAGTTGAAATTGTTCGCGGTCCTTCAGCTCTACTGTATGGTAGCGGCGCAATGGGCGGTGTGATCGCTTGGGAAACCGTAGACGCTAAAGATCTATTACGCGAAGGCCAAAACAGCGGTTTCCGTGTTTTTAGCCAAGCGGCGACAGGGGATCATAGTTTTGGTTTCGGCGGTACATCTTTTGGGCGAACTGAACAATTTGATGGTTTATTCAGTTTTGTCACCAAACAAGTGGGTGATATTCGCTTGAGTAATGGCGATGATATGGAAAACAAAGAAACCATAGCCAACATGCTTGCTAAAGGCACATGGCAGGTGAATGATGACCAAAAATTGTCAGGGCAACTGCGCTATTACAATAACAATGCTTATGAACCCAAAGACCCACAACAAATCGATATTACTAAGGATAATCTAAAGGTTAACCGCACTACACGTCAACGTGATGCCCAAGCGACTTACCAATTAAATCCAGAATCAAACGATTGGTTAAATCTTAAAGCGACCACTTACTATTCTGACGTCAATATTACCGCTAAAGGTAAAAATACTCACTATGAAGGCCGTACCCAAAAAACTTATGGTCTGAAAGTTGATAATAAAACACACTTGTATGATTTACCTATCGCAGCCCATAACTTTACTTATGGCGGCGAAACATACAAACAAAATCAAACACCTTACGCGTCAACAACGCAATTCCCTGATGCTGATATCACCTTTGCATCCGGTTTCTTGCAAGATGAAATCGCCTTAAAAGATTTACCTGTATCGTTTATTGTTGGCACTCGCTATGACCATTATAAAGCAACCGCTAAAGATAATGAGGACGTGAAAGAAGGCAAATGGTCTTCTAAAGGCGCCGTTAGCATTACCCCAACAGACTGGTCAATGTTATTTGCCTCTTATTCAGAAGCTTTCCGAGCACCTTCTATGATGGAAATGTATAACGATGAAATTCATTTCCAAATGGGCCCAATAGTCAATAGATGGCGACCAAATCCCAACCTCAAACCAGAGTCTACACGTACTGCTGAATATGGGTTTGGGCTAAGGTTTGATGACCTCCTAACTGAGCGTGACAATCTACAATTTAAAGCTAGTTATTTTGATACTAAAGCAAAAGACTATATCAATACCTATGTGAATGTTGACTTTAGAAATCCTCAGAATAACTACACAACCTCCATCAATACAAAACGAGCTAAAATTTGGGGTTGGGATGCTTCAATGGACTATAAAAACGACTATTTTGGTTGGAATTTGGCTTACAACCATACCGAAGGTAAAGACGAATCAAATGGTAAATCAATTACCTCCATTAAACCTGACTCGCTAACCAGCAACCTTAACGTCCCCATTTCAGACAGTGGTTTTTCTGTGGGTTGGTTAGGTGAATTTACTCGTCATACCGATTTCAACGATGCATCCAAAGCACCACGCCAAGCAGGCTATGCTGTTCATGATTTTTACGTTAGCTATCAAGGTGAAGGCCAATTAAAAGGCCTAGGAACCAGTGTCGTTTTAGGTAATGCTTTCGATAAAGAATACTACTCATCACAAGGCGTCCCGCAGGATGGACGTAATGCGAAGCTATTTGTCAGTTTCCAATGGTAA